Genomic window (Culex pipiens pallens isolate TS chromosome 3, TS_CPP_V2, whole genome shotgun sequence):
TCATCCTCAAAATTGTGTTCCTACTCATACCAGCTTTGTGAATGagtaatttacaaatttaaaaaaattctttttattttagaataatCTGATTTGATTTCAGGGTTAAGATGATTGTCAGCATATCGTCGCtgccgtgctatcttgtcgcacgtgagTTTTGAGCTAAAAACGTTAACTTTTGACTTTCATAGAtctccaaaattttatttcaatcctgagatattcgataatcaccgaaaaaaaactccgtgcattgccAATCTaattgtgctatcttgacacacgaTGAAAATTGCTGCAAGTGCCGACaactgagtaattctctacgaaatcggtcttttttcttcaattttaatttttgtattttttaatccgactgaaacttttttggtgccttcggtatgcccaaagaagccattttgcatcattagtttgtccatataattttccatacaaatttgacagctggccatacaaaaatgatgtttgaaaattcaaaaatctgtatcttttgaaggaattttttgatcgatttggtgtcttgggcaaagttgtaggtatggatatggactacactgaaaaaaaatgatacacggaaaaaaaattaagtgatttttttatttaactttttatcaccaaAACTTTtgcatttgcaaaaaacactttttttatttttttttttattttttgatatgttttagagcagcgattctcaaccttcttctaggccggtaccccctaccatgtaaatcaagtaggcccggtacccccgttgagaatcgctgttttagaggacataaaatgccaacttttcagaaatttccaggttgtgtaaaaaatctttgagcgagttatgaattttacaatcaatactgattttttcaaaaaatcgaaatattggttgcaaaaatttttcaacttcatttttcgatgtaaaatcaaatttgcaatcaaaaagtactttactgaaattttgataaagtgcaccgttttcaagttaaatccatatttaggtgacttttttgaaaatagtcgcagtttttcatttttttaaattagtgcacatgtttgcacacttttggaaaaaatatttttgaaatgctgagaaaattctctatattttgcttcttcggactttgttgatacgatcaaaggttgcaaaggtttaaaacaggaaaattgatgttttctaagtctcacccaaataacccaccattttctaatgtcgatatctcagcaactaatggtccgattttcaatgttaatatatgaaacatttgtgaaatttttcgatcttttcgaaaacaatattttcaaaaaatttaaaccaagaaatttttttaccgtgtatcattttttttcagtgtagtgcatatccatacctacaactttgccgaagacaccaaatcgatcaaaaaattccttcaaaagatacagatttttgaattttcaaacatcatttttgtatggacagctgtcaaatttgtatggaaaattatatggacaaactaatgatgcaaaatggcttctttgggcataccgaaggcaccaaaaaagtttcagtcggattaaaaaataaaaaaaaaatcgaatgaccgaaatcctagagaactgctcaactgtctacagggatttcaggtcagaacgcgtttgccACAAGTACAAGTCCGActgccgtaaacatttgtaattataactcgtcACATCGGCATCCAAATTCAATCGAATTTCTGGACAATGCTCAGGACGATCAGCCAAACAAAaagtgtttgttgttgtttatattgttggcttttttttgtttattcaaaaacatcaaaacgcgtttttctcgcaTCGCCAAAAAGCGATGTGCGAAAAtggatatgggtcattccaagtAAGCTCAGTACAATTTTGGACTAGACCTTCACAGGTTTGGACCAAACTTATAAACCAAACGTTATAAAACGGGATTTTGACTCATTTCATAGTTttctaaaatctaaattattcgctctatgcagcattgccttggcgttctcgattgcgagattcccactcgaaactaggtgtccagaGACTCTTTttaacacctaagcttccatccaccccgggattcgaactgacgacctttggaaagtgactctaccgagacaggactcagggagacgactgctacacctggactgagctgacctctaggttagaccggggccaacatttacttccccatccgacggaaggcgtgattagacaaatctcgtcttaattttttatagttttatatttatttatttgatcactatcgtgttccccggacaattttacataagaatcataaaatatctaaaaaaaaaaaccaaaccacTTTCATCTTTCTAGGAGATTAGTCCCATACAAACAATCCTGTCCAGATTTCAGTACGATTATCTAGATATATATATTACGTCGaacataccgtaaaccggggtaacCAGTGAGAGGATTGCAGTTCATGCCTCGAATATTATTCGAACGGTAAGACTTGTCGCAAGACCACAAGGAGacaaatgttttgtagaatcacgAGGTTTTaatcaacaaattttgattttctccaTTCCACAAaaacttttgttgttttgaaaaaagctgctttgacgtttagcgttgattcaacaaaaatcatgattttcaaatcaacaaaacgttttgttgattcaaatatgtcttATTTGTCTGTGTGCACGTTCAAATTCCATgtacgatttaaaaaatagtttatgaCCATAGTGCTGCgaaaatagtttcgttgaaaattgttcattttttaaccggggtgacttttacAGTGACTgtgtttcttacaaatttcagtCTAAAATTTAGATCTATccccaaattttgttttatctttCCAGACCGTTTAAGAGTTAATAATCGgtgataaacttttttttaatcattgcgGAATACTTGTTTAACCCTCTATTGccaattttttggattttttttaattttcccgtgttcaggagggcattttgagcaactttagttctacgaaaaactttatttctcttgttttatgtttttcttgttttatttttggtattttaattagcattttgtttagtttatttatgtttatgatagtatttggcttattttaccacctcctatcatttcattttgcatttctatttttttttcatctttttacagaaactttttcaattttttgcttgttttttacattttttttctccagaatggcaccattatcatttaatttgttcaaaaaaatgcatagaggcatagtctgggacgcttcaaaaattactgcatagttctttttacttaaaatatagaaaatattaGTAAAATACACAGCCAAAGTAAACTCctttaaaaatgacatttttaaaacatcgacaaaatcaaaacaagtcacacttCTAACttataattttcttatttttatgcattttaaagatcaaaaaattgttcaaaatgtttttttggcgattttttagatcgaaggggtctagaggcggggttgggtttaTAGAGGGTTAAAGACATTCGTAAGTTATTCTGGCCCTGATGCATCACACGTTTTTGATCATGGATGGAATGACTCATCACATCCGTTACTTATTTCATcatcttttttaaatgcatCCTTATTTAATTTGCTTGCATTAGAAATAATTTCATCTCATTGTGTAAACTGCTCATTTACctttaaacaattaaattatCAGGACTTATCACTGTTTTTGCTCCAACTTTGATCAAAGAGAATTATTCAGTGACGAACGATTGGCAACTCATTACGCGTTCACaatagggacctacatagggaaatgaaatgttcagGGAGaacgattggaaccccgatttgacagttcgattggaaccctgagagtgacatttcgcctctccatataggctctctagttCACAACATCGTGAATTGGTATTTTGTGTGAACAGAAAACGTTCAGCAAAAAAAGGGTAAAgggaatgtttgattttggttGAGAATCTGCTACTCATGAAATTGTGAGTGCAATTGTGCAACCATTCTGAATTAATTTTGATTGGGGCTGATTGTGGCATTATCTAACATTACCAAACTTTGTTAATCAATGTTTCagagaaatgagaaaaaaagccAGCTAATCTAAAAACTTCACTCCATTTATTTCAACAATCTTCGGCAATCAAACACAACGATTCAACACAGTTCAGCAAATCCCCCTAATTGGCAAAGGTGACCCCGTACGGGATGACGACGGTCTTCCGCTGGTTGTACACGGTGTCGTGCACCAGGTTCCGGTCGGCGGTATCGATCGTCACGAACTTACTCCAGAACTCGTCCACGATCTGCAGCCGCTGCTCGGGATTGTAGTTGTCCAGCTTGTACTCGCTGCTCACCATCTCGTAGTGAACGTTCTTTTCGTTCTTCACGAACGAGAACCGCTGGCTCTTGACCTCCTTCGACACAAGCCCGAGCCCGTCGATGGCCGCCTTGTTCTTCTCGGTCGAGTTGACCGGCTGCTCGATCGACGGCACAAACACAGTCTTGATCTTCTTCTCGCAGATGGCGTACTCCGAGCCGTAGCAGTAGTCGTGCGCGCGGAACGTGTACGGGAAGGCCGGATTGAACACGGCATGGCAGTTCACCCAGACACTTTGAGCCGCGACGGCGTACGCCACTTCAAGGGCCAGCGAGAGTTCCTCGGTCCAGAGCGAAACGGATCCTCCGTTGGAGGTGTTTGCTAGGGTGATTGCCTCCTTGGCGGTTCGGAAGGCGTTCAGCGTAAGAATTGGACTCGCACGCGTTGATTCCTTCTCGAGGAAGAAGTCAACGTTGGCTCCGTACACCACTGTCGGTTTTAACTCTACGCCATCAACCAGACATTGGATCATTCGGAACCCGGTTTCCGAGGCTTTGTTCACGGCTGCTCGCATCTCCTTTTCGTACGGCACGTTGTCCAAAAATGGCTTCAGCTTGCTCTCCAGCAGTAAGATGAACTTTTCCTGAACAGTCTCCTGAACCAGCACGTTTCGCACCGTCCACGGAACCGAACAGTTGACCCAGGCCTTGGCCAGCACATCCGTAGCCGACTCCAAATCGCTCGACTCAAACACGATCATCGTACAGTAAGCCACGGCCAAGTTGGAGTTCGCAATGCTCAACACCTCCGCGCCCGAGCTAAAGTTCGGAAACTCCAGCAGCTTCTTCACGAACTCATCCTTCGCCAAATCCCCACCAACAACGTACAGTTCAAAGCCAACGCAGGTGGCCCGCATGGCCGAGTGCAAATCCAGCAGAATCTCAAACACAGACTTGCGTGAGTCCAGCACGACCCGGTGCTTGCTGTTCGGTTCGTCCAGCAGGCCGTCGTCCTCCTGGTCCATGTAGTACCGCATGAAGCTCAGCGCCAGGTCAATCTGGTACAGCACCTCGTCGACGGGAACGCCCGCGATGGACCCGGCCAGGGCATTTTTCTGCTCCGACACGAACTCGAACAGCGTGCGGTCCGTGTTGACCCGGTAAACGGCGCTTTGGGTGGCCTGAGGGTAAATGAAAATCGTTAGTTTCATAGCTATATTCTTggtgttttaattttcaatttcaattcaattagttttattagtaaataatcaatttacaatttcgtgtttcttataacctaatagagttttggagttcctttcaactatggtttacactataattcatttatctgtaattggatattcttacaATAGATTTGGCAAGGgaaggaaaatcaaaaaaaaaaaccttcgagaaggagtttcaatttaaattacatATTATTTAAATCAGAATTGTAAATTtacttgaaaattgttttgtctaaatattttctaatttcATACAGATCAAAAACATCGGATCGCATGCAATGCAATGTAAAGTTTTTCTACATAGACCAAATACCTCAAACCtgtgggattcaaacccagcacatACGGAGAGGGCTATATGCCTTAACCTACACAGCTATCGGGCCATTGAATAAGCAAGAAGGATAAACATTTTCTTGAGCTTGTCATTTCGGTTTAGCAGGTTTTCGACACTGAAGGTTTTACATATACGTACAATTTTATAAAGAAATAATCAGGCACTGCATTACAAGTTTTGCCAGTGtgtgtaacgttttttttttttttttaatttttatttattaatatctcaaaagttgatttttttgaattctttcaGAATATTTACCGagtaattgttgaaaaaaataattttcttatgattaattccgtataaatttgaaattaaaagagTACTTACATTCATGCTGGAGCTCATCTTGAAACTGGAATGTATTGATGGCACAAACAAAAGACTACGAATACGACCTCtgaaaaaagcacaaaaaatcaTAGACCTTATCAACGCTTTCTACAGATTAACCGAATTACCTTACTCAAACAAGCACAGTCCAAAAACACTCTCGCACAGCAAGAAATTG
Coding sequences:
- the LOC120422485 gene encoding uncharacterized protein LOC120422485, with the translated sequence MSSSMNATQSAVYRVNTDRTLFEFVSEQKNALAGSIAGVPVDEVLYQIDLALSFMRYYMDQEDDGLLDEPNSKHRVVLDSRKSVFEILLDLHSAMRATCVGFELYVVGGDLAKDEFVKKLLEFPNFSSGAEVLSIANSNLAVAYCTMIVFESSDLESATDVLAKAWVNCSVPWTVRNVLVQETVQEKFILLLESKLKPFLDNVPYEKEMRAAVNKASETGFRMIQCLVDGVELKPTVVYGANVDFFLEKESTRASPILTLNAFRTAKEAITLANTSNGGSVSLWTEELSLALEVAYAVAAQSVWVNCHAVFNPAFPYTFRAHDYCYGSEYAICEKKIKTVFVPSIEQPVNSTEKNKAAIDGLGLVSKEVKSQRFSFVKNEKNVHYEMVSSEYKLDNYNPEQRLQIVDEFWSKFVTIDTADRNLVHDTVYNQRKTVVIPYGVTFAN